The following proteins come from a genomic window of Nitrospinota bacterium:
- the tilS gene encoding tRNA lysidine(34) synthetase TilS gives MDLILRAQSAINKHRMIPAGSIVCAAVSGGPDSVAMLHALHRLSGPMNFTLRSCHYDHAFRKNSADDAQFTVKLAQDLGIEIRVERNPGGKPKSGAQAKGRELRYAFFKKLMADGFAGRVATGHTLDDSVETSIMWMLRGAGPSAFGGVPPVRDGFIRPLIEIGKKDILLWLDENHAEYVKDPSNDTDDYLRNRIRHHLIPAIESVAPGAAATIARTARLVAGQAKFVEELARETLEAMIAASADNSITVDPGKLAAQPEALKLAIIHKAALRSGADPAELGLVHLESILRMAGTDELGKQVDLPGGFAARLDHAGLSIFKKRPVVETAEIQFTCPLSVPFGGKILSVDKAAQGEEDKGTVDISKIPAGAVFRSRREGDYLHLSNMKGRKKLKEFFVDRKVPSGIRGLIPLLAAGSEVLWIPGLFTAAALAGKDGEKVAILWE, from the coding sequence ATGGACCTGATCCTTCGCGCGCAATCGGCCATCAATAAACACCGCATGATACCGGCAGGCTCCATCGTGTGCGCCGCCGTATCCGGCGGGCCGGACTCGGTGGCCATGCTCCACGCGCTTCACAGGCTCTCCGGGCCGATGAACTTTACGTTACGGTCGTGCCATTACGACCACGCGTTCCGCAAGAATTCCGCTGACGACGCCCAATTCACCGTCAAGCTTGCGCAAGACCTTGGCATCGAAATCAGGGTGGAGCGCAATCCCGGCGGCAAGCCCAAAAGCGGGGCGCAGGCAAAAGGCAGGGAGCTTCGTTACGCATTTTTCAAAAAACTCATGGCCGATGGTTTCGCGGGCCGCGTGGCCACGGGACATACCCTCGACGACAGCGTGGAGACTTCCATCATGTGGATGCTGCGCGGGGCGGGCCCTTCGGCCTTTGGCGGCGTGCCGCCTGTGCGGGATGGATTCATCCGGCCGTTGATCGAAATCGGAAAAAAAGACATCTTGCTGTGGCTGGACGAAAACCACGCCGAATACGTAAAGGACCCGTCCAACGACACGGACGACTATCTTCGCAACCGCATCCGGCATCACCTGATCCCGGCCATCGAATCAGTGGCGCCGGGGGCTGCCGCAACAATCGCCCGGACGGCGCGGCTTGTGGCGGGGCAGGCCAAGTTCGTGGAAGAGTTGGCAAGGGAAACGCTGGAGGCGATGATTGCGGCAAGCGCGGACAACTCCATTACGGTTGATCCCGGGAAGCTTGCCGCCCAACCGGAGGCGTTAAAGCTTGCCATAATCCATAAGGCAGCCTTGAGGAGTGGAGCGGACCCGGCGGAACTCGGGCTTGTCCATTTGGAGTCCATATTGCGGATGGCCGGAACGGACGAGCTTGGCAAGCAGGTGGACCTGCCGGGGGGGTTCGCGGCCCGGCTCGACCACGCTGGCCTATCAATTTTCAAAAAAAGGCCGGTGGTGGAGACTGCCGAAATCCAGTTCACATGCCCGCTTTCGGTTCCGTTTGGAGGAAAGATTTTGAGCGTGGACAAAGCAGCGCAAGGTGAAGAGGACAAGGGGACCGTGGACATTTCAAAGATTCCGGCGGGAGCGGTTTTCAGGTCAAGGCGCGAGGGTGACTATCTCCATCTCTCAAACATGAAGGGGCGCAAGAAGCTCAAGGAGTTTTTCGTGGACCGCAAAGTCCCTTCGGGAATACGCGGGCTGATCCCATTGCTGGCGGCGGGAAGCGAAGTGTTGTGGATTCCTGGACTGTTCACGGCGGCGGCCCTCGCCGGCAAAGACGGGGAGAAGGTGGCGATCCTCTGGGAATAG
- a CDS encoding PilZ domain-containing protein, producing MSEITEGNESPYLSITGACKRATSTEVFIDGRREGFKTAFVGVDTEQAVFHTDQLLPMSGERIISASAKPVHFSFQLNGINHRFAAKYAGSGVWGGFPSIKFHMPASVKSYQRRLFFRVTPMNSQPVRINLNHGDMGISAEALDISMGGTRFTISCEVENGSTPGISLILPISTSQIRAQLAVIECVEKEKGLGSASRRRPAYVARGEFWGLSNEDEAAISRYILRREREMLRIFS from the coding sequence GTGAGCGAGATAACTGAAGGCAACGAAAGCCCGTACCTTTCCATAACAGGAGCGTGCAAAAGGGCGACGAGCACGGAAGTGTTCATTGACGGCCGCCGGGAGGGATTCAAGACAGCCTTCGTGGGAGTGGACACCGAGCAGGCCGTTTTCCATACGGACCAGCTTCTTCCCATGAGCGGCGAAAGGATAATTTCCGCCAGCGCCAAACCTGTCCATTTTTCGTTTCAGCTAAACGGAATAAACCACCGTTTCGCCGCTAAATACGCAGGCTCCGGGGTTTGGGGCGGGTTCCCGTCGATAAAATTCCACATGCCAGCTTCCGTCAAGTCATATCAGCGCCGCCTGTTTTTCAGGGTGACGCCGATGAACAGCCAGCCCGTGCGCATCAACCTTAACCATGGAGACATGGGGATCAGCGCCGAGGCGCTGGACATAAGCATGGGGGGGACAAGGTTCACCATAAGCTGTGAAGTGGAAAACGGCTCCACGCCGGGCATTTCGCTGATACTCCCCATTTCCACATCCCAGATCCGCGCGCAGCTTGCCGTAATCGAGTGCGTGGAGAAGGAAAAAGGATTGGGCAGCGCATCAAGGCGCAGGCCCGCCTATGTTGCCCGGGGGGAATTTTGGGGACTGAGCAATGAAGACGAGGCCGCGATAAGCAGGTATATCCTGCGCAGGGAGCGCGAAATGCTGAGGATATTCAGCTAG
- a CDS encoding CBS domain-containing protein: protein MADFSTLLAVKDLMKPEIVTASVSVTVAESARIMTEKQISSIVLTDGEGKIAGLITETEIVRNVVAAGKDAGKTAAGDVMNDSVHMIAGDASIFDARHMMANLGVKHMVVESGGKPIGLVSATALLGS from the coding sequence ATGGCCGACTTTAGCACACTGCTGGCAGTCAAAGACCTGATGAAACCTGAAATAGTGACAGCTTCCGTGTCTGTGACCGTGGCGGAGTCGGCCAGGATCATGACGGAAAAGCAGATATCCAGCATCGTGCTCACCGATGGCGAAGGCAAGATAGCGGGACTTATCACAGAGACCGAGATCGTCCGCAACGTGGTGGCGGCGGGCAAGGACGCAGGCAAGACGGCGGCGGGCGACGTGATGAACGACAGCGTCCACATGATCGCTGGGGACGCCTCCATATTCGACGCCAGGCACATGATGGCAAACCTGGGAGTAAAGCACATGGTGGTGGAAAGCGGCGGCAAGCCCATCGGCCTGGTGTCCGCCACGGCGCTCTTGGGGTCATAG
- the mtnA gene encoding S-methyl-5-thioribose-1-phosphate isomerase translates to MFKTVEWTGAAVRLIDQRKLPSEEVYVDCKTYQEVAHHIKDMTVRGAPAIGVAAAMGAAIGAGAINAADHGSFMRDFETVLKTLAESRPTAVNLFWALDRMEKVAASWSGGVAELKARLADEAVRVYREDIAINKRMAENGAPLIAEGDTVLTHCNAGALATAGEYGTALGVIKAAHLQGKNIKVIADETRPWLQGARLTAWELVKEEIPVTLISDNMAGHCMKLGKVQKVVVGADRIASNGDTANKIGTYTVAVLAARHKIPFYIAAPMSTIDFTKKTGDEIPIEERDPREVTHVIGKVSISTEGIHVYNPAFDVTPAELITGIITEKGVAYPPFGPSLEKLRTA, encoded by the coding sequence ATGTTCAAAACTGTTGAATGGACCGGCGCCGCCGTAAGGCTTATCGACCAGCGCAAACTTCCCTCAGAAGAAGTGTACGTCGATTGCAAAACATACCAGGAAGTGGCGCACCATATAAAAGACATGACCGTGCGCGGCGCCCCGGCGATAGGGGTGGCCGCGGCGATGGGAGCGGCCATTGGAGCTGGCGCCATAAACGCGGCGGACCACGGCTCGTTCATGCGGGATTTTGAGACCGTGCTAAAGACATTGGCCGAATCACGCCCCACCGCCGTCAACCTTTTCTGGGCGCTGGACAGGATGGAAAAAGTGGCCGCATCGTGGAGCGGCGGCGTGGCGGAGCTTAAAGCGCGGCTTGCAGACGAGGCTGTGCGTGTTTACCGGGAGGACATCGCCATCAACAAGCGGATGGCGGAAAACGGCGCCCCGCTCATCGCGGAGGGGGACACGGTGCTCACCCACTGCAACGCCGGAGCCCTGGCCACCGCCGGGGAATACGGCACGGCGCTGGGGGTGATAAAGGCGGCGCATCTGCAGGGGAAAAACATAAAGGTCATCGCCGACGAGACCCGGCCCTGGCTGCAAGGGGCAAGGCTCACCGCCTGGGAGCTTGTGAAGGAAGAAATCCCGGTGACGCTCATTTCCGACAACATGGCCGGGCATTGCATGAAGCTTGGCAAGGTGCAAAAAGTGGTGGTCGGGGCGGACCGCATCGCTTCCAACGGCGACACCGCCAACAAGATCGGCACATACACTGTGGCGGTGCTGGCGGCGCGGCACAAGATACCTTTCTACATCGCCGCCCCCATGTCCACCATCGACTTCACGAAAAAGACCGGGGATGAAATACCGATCGAGGAACGCGACCCCAGGGAAGTGACCCATGTGATCGGGAAAGTCTCCATATCCACCGAGGGGATACATGTGTACAATCCGGCGTTCGACGTGACCCCGGCGGAGCTTATCACCGGCATAATCACCGAAAAGGGGGTGGCGTACCCGCCGTTCGGACCATCGCTGGAAAAACTGCGGACCGCGTAA
- a CDS encoding cyclic nucleotide-binding domain-containing protein — MKLNGAEREKWVALLMGVKFFADFSYEELGSLLDAGEVRHYKIHDFVIKENEETETSTFFVILRGSVKVLKNDHFHQKKELVTIQAGDCFGEMAFLLNAPRTASILAVEDSYIFRVSSKAADSMNDPSRVKLYRQFAISLAERLSRTG, encoded by the coding sequence GTGAAACTAAATGGCGCCGAGCGCGAAAAATGGGTGGCCCTGCTGATGGGGGTCAAGTTTTTCGCCGACTTCAGCTATGAAGAGTTGGGCTCCCTGCTCGACGCGGGGGAAGTCCGGCATTACAAGATCCACGATTTTGTGATCAAGGAGAACGAGGAAACGGAAACGTCGACTTTCTTTGTGATTCTTCGAGGCTCCGTCAAAGTGCTTAAGAACGATCATTTCCACCAGAAAAAGGAGCTTGTCACAATACAGGCCGGCGACTGTTTCGGCGAGATGGCATTTCTGCTCAACGCGCCGCGCACAGCCAGCATACTGGCCGTGGAGGACAGTTACATTTTCAGGGTGAGCTCGAAAGCGGCCGATTCGATGAACGACCCGTCAAGGGTGAAACTGTACCGCCAGTTCGCCATATCGCTGGCCGAAAGGCTCAGCCGTACGGGGTAG